The region CGAGGCCAACGCCACCAGCGGATGAGTGACGAGGAAGACCACAACCAGGTCCAGCACCGTCGACATGCCGAGCGTGAAGGCGAAGCCCTTCACCTGGCCGACGGCGAGGATGTACAGCACCGCGGCGGCCAGGAAGCTGACCGCGTCGGCGGACAGGATCGTGCGCCGGGCCCGCGGCCACGCCCGCGGCACCGCCGAGCGGAACGTGCGGCCCTCGCGGATCTCGTCCTTGAGGCGTTCGAAGAACACGATGAACGAGTCGGCGGTGATGCCGATCGCGACGATGAAACCGGCGACGCCGGCCAGGTCGAGGGTGAAGCCGACCCATCGCCCGAGCAGCACCAGCACCCCGTAGACCACGCCACCGGAGAGCGCCAGCGACAGGATGGTCAGGATGCCCAGCAGCCGGTAGTAGAACAGGCAGTACACGGCCACCAGCAGCAGGCCGAGGCCGCCGGCGATCAGCCCGGCCTCCAGCGAGGCCACGCCGAGGGTCGCCGACACCGTCTCGGCCTCGGACTGGTCGAAGGCCAGCGGCAGCGACCCGTACTTGAGGATGTTGGCCAGGTCCGTGGCGGTCTGCTGATTGAACTGACCGGTGATCAGCGCGTTACCACCGAGCATCGCCGTGTTAACGGATGGCGCCGACACCACTTCGGTGTCCAGCACGAACGCGGCCTGCTGGCCGACGTTGGCGGAGGTGAAGTCCGCCCAGATCTTGGCACCCTCGCTCTTGAAGTCCAGCGCCACCGCCCAGCCCGGGTGCCCGCCCTGCGGATTCGGCGGCTGGGCCTGGGAGTTTGCGATCTCCTTGCCCGGCAGGAACACCGGCTCCAGCAGGTACTTCTGCTGGCCTTCGCGGTCGCAGGTCACCAGCGGCAGCTTCGGGTCGTCGTTGCCGCGCAGCGGGTCCTCGGCGGCGCAGTTCAGCGTCTGCAGCGCCTGCATCTGGACCTTCGGGTCGGTGCTCTGCCGGAGCGCCTTGGCCTCGTCGATCGCCTTCTTGTCGTCGCCGCCCTGCTGCCGCGCGGCCTGCGGGGTCGTGCCCGCCGGCGGCTGCGCCGCGGGGACGGCGTTGATGACCTTGCGGAAGTTCAGCTCGGCGGTCTGCCCGAGTTGCTTGGCCTGCTCGCCACCCTCGCCGGGCACGGTGATCACGAGGTTGTTGCCGTCCCGGGTCACCTCGGAACCGCTGATGCCCATGCCGTTGACGCGGGTCTCGATGATCTGCCGGGCCTGGTTCAGCGACTCGGTGGTGGGCGGCCGGCCGTCCGGCGTGCGGGCCGTCAGCGTCACCCGGGTGCCGCCCTGCAGGTCGATCCCCAGCTTCGGGTTCGGCTTGCCATCACCGGTGAAGAACACCAGTGCGTACAGCCCGATGACGATCAGTGCGAAGAACGCCAGATAACGCCCTGGGCGAAACTGCCCGGCCGGAGGTGCCACGGTGCGTCGGTCTCCTGTCCACGGTCTCGGTACGGTGCGCGGGCTGATTTGCGCGCCAGGTGGCCAGCTACCAACGTACAGCTGGATTCACCGACGTTTCCCAACCGGCGCGATCTTAGGCTGATCCACCGTCCGTTCGGGTGGTGGATCAGCGCCGCCCTCGGTCCAGTCTGACAGGCCGGGTGCCGATGTCAGCGCCCCGGGTGGCCACCGTGCGTTGATCGACAACTACGCACAGACGCGGGCCCGGGAAACCCGGTGCCCGCGTCGCGACCTCGGCGGTCAAGCCCCACCCGCCGGGCGCCGGTGCGGTGCCCGGTGGTGCGGGAACGTCCCGCCGGACGTCAGTTGGTCTTCTGCTGCTCGATCGGCTCGGCGACCTCGGCCTTGGATTCCGTGACCACGGTGGCCTCAGCGGCGTCGGTCGAAGTGCCGGCCTCGGCCGGCTCCGCGGCCGGGGAGCTGTCGGTGTTGACCTTCTCACGGACCGCGGCGCGCACCCAGGTGGTGGTCACGCCCGGGGCCAGCTCCAGGTCGATGGTGTCGTCCTTGGTCTCGACCACGGTGCCGTAGACGCCGGAGGTGGTCATCACCTTGTCGCCGGGCGTGATGGAGTTCTGCAGCTTCTGCTGCTCGGCCACCGCGCGCTTCTGCTTGCGGGCCTGCAGGAACAGCGGCACCGCCAGCAGGACGATCAGCAGCGGGAGAATCAGGGATTGGAGGTCCATCTTGCTCCGTTCAGCGGACGCTTCGCGGCCCAGCCCTCGCAGTACTGCGCCCGAATTGTTCGGATGTTCAGCCCCAGTGTGCCAGGTCAACTCGGGTTGACGTCCTCTCCCCACTGGGAAACGGGAGAGTCTGCACGGCCCGTGCGATCCGCGAATCGGTTCGCGGATGTGCCCCCGATGTCGCGGGGGCGCGGTTCGTGCCTGCCGCGCTGCACACCCGGCGGTGTCACCTCTAGCGGTTGCCTCACCACCGAGCGAGACGTGAGGAGGATAACGTCACGCCGCCAACACGGAACAGCGCCCCGGCCGCGAGCAGATGGCGGGCGAGGCACACCGAATCGGCGGTATGTCACTGTTCGGTCACTCGTCGAAAAGCCCAGGTGGCGGCTCGCCGGGTGCGTGCTGCGGCGGCGTGAGCCCCAAGTGGTGCCAGGCGGCCACCGTCGCGACCCGGCCGCGCGGGGTACGGGCGAGCATGCCGGCCCGCACCAGGTAGGGCTCGCAGACCTCTTCGACCGTGGTGGACTCCTCGCCCACCGCGACCGCCAGCGTCGAAATCCCCACCGGGCCGCCGTGGAAGGACTTGATCAGCGCCCCGAGCACGGCCCGGTCCAGGCGGTCCAGGCCCATTTCGTCGACGTCGTAGACCTCCAGCGCGGCACGCGCGATTTCGCGGGTCACCGCGCCGTCGGCCCGCACCTCCGCGTAGTCGCGGACGCGCCGCAGCAGCCGGTTGGCGATCCGCGGGGTGCCCCGGGACCGGCCGGCGATCTCGGTGGCCCCGTCGTCGCGCAGGTCCACGCCCAGAATCCCGGCGGAGCGGCGCACCACCAGCTCCAGCTCATCAGGGCTGTAGAACTCCATGTGCGCGGTGAAGCCGAACCGGTCGCGCAGCGGCCCGGTCAGCGCGCCGGACCGGGTGGTGGCCCCGACCAGCGTGAACGGCGCGAGCTCCAGCGGAATGCTGGTGGCCCCGGGCCCCTTGCCGACCACGATGTCGACCCGGTAGTCCTCCATCGCCAGGTAGAGCATCTCCTCGGCGGGGCGGGCGATCCGGTGGATCTCGTCGATGAACAGCACGTCGCCCTCGGCGAGGTTGGACAGCATCGCCGCGAGGTCGCCGGGCCGCTCCAGCGCCGGACCGGACGTGACCCGGATCGAGGCGCCGAGCTCGGTCGCGATGATCATCGACAGGCTGGTCTTGCCCAGCCCCGGGGGGCCAGAGAACAGCACATGATCCGGCTGGTCGCCGCGCCTGAGAGCGCCGTGCAGAACCAGTTCCAGCTGCTCGCGCACCCGCGCCTGACCCACGAACTCGCTCAGCTTGCGCGGGCGCAGCGTCGTCTCGACATCCTGGTCGGCCGGGTCCTGATGCGGGTCCAGCGCGACGCCATCGCCGGGCGGCTGCCAGCCGTCGTCGTCCTCGTGCATCCGTCCGACCTCACTTCGGGCCGAGCGTGGCCAGGGCCTTGCGCAGCACGGCCGAGGTGTCCAGGTCGCCGTTGCTCGCGGCCAGCACCGCTTCGACGCTCTGCTCGGCTTGCTTGGCCGAGAAGCCCAGGCTCACCAGCGCCTCGGAGACCTCGGAACGCACCCGGCCGCCGTCCGCCGTCGCCGCCTGGCCGGTCGCGGTCCCGGCCACCACGCCGACCTTGTCGCGCAGCTCCAGGATCAGCCGTTCGGCGCTCTTCTTGCCTATGCCGGGCACCTGGGTGAGCACCGTCAGGTTGCCGTCGGCCAGCGCGGTGCAGAGCTGGTCGGGCGCAAGCACCGCGAGCGTGGCCAATGCGAGCCGGGGGCCGACGCCGGAGGCGGTCTGGAGCAGGACGAACAGGTCGCGGGCCTCGGCGTCGGCGAAGCCGTAAAGGGTCAGCGAGTCCTCGCGCACGATCAGCGAGGTCCACAGCCGTGCTTGCTCGCCGCGGCGCAGCGCGGCGAGCGTCACCGGCGTGGCGTGCACCGCCATGCCGACGCCGCCGACTTCGATCACGGCGTGGTCCAGTCCGACCGACAGCACCGGACCTCGTACCGTGGAGATCATCGGGATTTCCCTCCTGTTCGAGCCTGGGTGGCCTGCTGGGCCGCCTTCAGCCGGGCGCGGTGGTTGCGCGCAAGTTCGGCGGCTCTGGCCTCCGCCGCGGCGAGCCGGGCGGCCATCGGGGCGCGCCACAGGTGGCAGACCGCCAGTGCCAGGGCGTCGGCGGCGTCGGCCGGTTTGGGCTGGGTAGCCAGCCCCAGGATCTTGGTGATCATCGTGGTGACCTGGCGTTTGTCGGCCCGGCCGGAGCCGCTGATGGCGGCCTTGACCTCGCTCGGGGTGTGGAAGGCCACCGGCAGGTCGCGCCGGGCGGCGGCCAGCGCCACGACGCCGGAGACCTGGGCGGTGCCCATCACGGTGCGCACGTTGTGCTGGCTGAAGACCCGCTCGATCGCGACCACCTCGGGGCGGTGCGAGTCCATCCACTGCTCGACCGCGTTCGCCACCGCCAGCAGCCGACCGGACAGCTCGTCCTCGGGCGGCGTGCGGACCACACCGACCGCCACGCAGGCGACCTCGCGGCCGCGGCCGCCGTCGACCACGCCGAGCCCGCAGCGAGTCAGCCCGGGGTCGACTCCCAGCACGCGCACGACGCCACCTGCCCTAGTCCCGCAGCCATGAACATTCGTTCGAATCCTATCGAACCACCGGGCTCCGCCACCGCACCGACACGCGTGCGCATCACCCGGCCGGGGCGGTCGGCACCGCGCGGTGGCCGGTCAGGGGCCGTCGGTGCCGGGAGTCCAGCTTTCCGGCAGACCGCTGTCGGTCAGCACCGGCTGGTACTCGCGGAAGCCGCCCGGCGCGTCGGGCTGCCACGGGAACTTGCCGCCGTCCGGGCTTGAGACGATCAGCTGCACCGCGGGGAAGTCCGGTCCGTTGTAGACCAGGAAAGCGCTGCCCAGATACTCCGGATAGTGCTGCAGCGCCACCTTTTCGAAGGTGACCGGGCAGCCCTGCAGGAAGCCGTCGTAGAGCTGTCCCGGTTGGAACCGCTCGCCCCTGCCGACCCGCTGCACGTAGGTGTCGACCACCTTGTGCGCGACCTCCTGGGGCAGACCGATCACGACGACTTCGGGCTTGCCAAAACGACGCCACGCCCCGACCGAGAACGCGTACGACGCGCCGCGTTCGTCGCCCGCAACGTGCATCACCGCGGCTCCGTGCTCGTCCGCGGTGTTCACCATCCACCTGCGCAGACCCTCATCCGTGTTGACCACAGCCGTCATTCTGCCCGGGAAAGCAAACCGCTCCCGCCGGTACCCGAGGCGCTAAGCCACGGTGGAACCGGCGGGAGCGGGCCGAACACGTTGCGTGTCAGCAGACCTCGGCCACGACCTGCCGCCCAGCACTCACGCGTTGACCTCTTCGAGCACCGAATCGCTGATGTGGAATTTGGCACAGCGGCACAACGCCAACTTCCAACGCGACAACCGCGTCAGCCGACCTCGGCCATGACCTCCTCGGAGACGTCGAAGTTGGCGAAGACGTTCTGCACGTCGTCGCAATCTTCGAGGGCGTCGATCAGCTTGAACACCTTGCGGGCGGCGTCGGCGTCCAACGGGACGTTGACCGAGGCCAGGAAGTTCGTCTCCGCCGAGTCGTACTCGATGTCCGCGGCCTGCAACGCCTTGCGGACCTCGACCAGGTCGGTCGGGTCGGTCAGGATCTCGTAGCTGTCGCCGAGGTCGTTGACCTCCTCGGCGCCGGCTTCCAACACCGCCATAAGCACGTCGTCCTCGCTGAGCCCGTTCTTCGGCAGCAGCACGACGCCCTTGCGGTTGAACAGATACGACACCGACCCCGCGTCGGCCATCGAACCGCCGTTGCGGGTCATCGCGGTGCGCACCTCGCCGGCGGCCCGGTTGCGATTGTCGGTCAGGCACTCCACCAGCACCGCGACGCCGTTGGGCCCGTAACCCTCGTACATGATCGTCTGCCAGTCGGCGCCGCCGGCTTCTTCACCGGCACCGCGCTTGCGCGCCCGCTCGATGTTGTCCAGCGGGACCGAGTTCTTGCGCGCCTTCTGGATGGCGTCGTACAGGGTCGGGTTGCCCTCGGGGTCGCCCCCACCGGTCCGCGCGGCAACCTCGACGTTCTTGATCAGTTTCGCGAAGAGCTTGCCGCGCTTGGCGTCGAGGGCGGCCTTCTTGTGCTTGGTGGTGGCCCACTTTGAGTGGCCGCTCATCTCTCCTCCGTCTTTCTACGCCTGCGCTGCGATTTTCACTGCGCGCGGACGATCTGTACGAAATAGCGGTGCACGCGCTCGTCGCCGCCGACCAGCTCCGGGTGGAAGGCGGTGGCGAGCACCGGTCCCTGCTGAACCGCGACGATCCTACCGGCGGCATCATTTCGCCTAGTGTTGTCCGGGTCGTCGGGCACCGTTGCCAGCACCGTCACGTCGGCGCCGACCTTTTCCACCCACGGTGCGCGGATGAAAACCGCGTGCACCGGGCCGTCCGGGATGCCGGCGAAGTCCAGGTCGGTCTCGAACGAGTCGACCTGCCGGCCGAAGGCGTTGCGCCGCACGACCACGTCCAGCGCACCCAGCGGCCGGACCGCCGGTAGGTCCCGAGCCTCGTCCACCACTTCTCCGGCGAGCATGATCATCCCAGCGCACGAGCCGTAGGCGGGCAGCCCTGCCGCCAGCCGTTCGCGCAGCGGCTCGTAGAGCTCGAAGGTGTCGAGTAGGCGGGTCATCGTGGTCGACTCGCCGCCGGGCACCACGATTCCGTGCACTGCGGCCAGCTCCTCGGGCCGGCGGACTGACCGCGCCTCGGCCCCGCTGCGCTCCAGCGCGACCAGATGCTCTGCCACGCCGCCCTGGAGGGCGAGGACTCCGATCACGGGTTTCGTCACGGCTTCGATTCTCCTGCACGCCCGCTCGCAATCGAAGCCCGGGACCCGCCGGCCGGCCGCCTTGGAATCACCAGCCGCGGTGGGCGTAGCGCTGCTGTTCGGTGAGGTCGTCGAGATTGATGCCGACCATCGCCTCGCCGAGGCCCCGGGAGACCTTCGCGATCACGTCCGGGTCGTCGTAGAACGTCGTCGCCTTGACGATCGCCTCGGCCCGCTTTGCCGGGTCGCCGGACTTGAAGATCCCCGAGCCGACGAAGACTCCCTCCGCGCCCAGCTGCCGCATCATCGCCGCGTCCGCCGGGGTCGCGATGCCTCCCGCGGTGAACAGCACGACCGGCAGCTTCCCGGTCCTGGCGATCTCCCGGACCAGCTGCACCGGGGCGCGCAGCTCCTTCGCCGCGACGTAGAGCTCGTCGTCGCCGAGCACCGAAAGGCGCCGCATCTCGGCGCGGATCTGCCGCATGTGCCGGGTCGCCTCGACGACGTTGCCGGTGCCGGCCTCACCTTTGGAGCGGATCATCGCCGCGCCCTCGGAGATCCGCCGCAGCGCCTCGCCGAGGTTGGTCGCGCCGCACACGAACGGCACCGTGAAGGCCCACTTGTCGATGTGGTTGACCTCGTCGGCCGGGGTGAGGACCTCGGACTCGTCGATGTAGTCCACGCCCAGCGACTGCAGCACCTGCGCCTCGACGAAGTGGCCGATGCGCGCCTTGGCCATCACCGGGATGGAGACCGCGTTGACGATGCCCTCGATCATGTCCGGATCGGACATCCGGGCCACGCCACCCTGGACGCGGATGTCAGCGGGCACTCGCTCCAGCGCCATCACCGCGACCGCACCGGCGGCCTCGGCGATCTTGGCCTGTTCGGGCGTCACCACGTCCATGATCACGCCGCCCTTGAGCATTTCGGCCATGCCCCGCTTGACCCCGTCGGTGCCGGTCTGGGCGTTGCCGGCGGTGTCCTTGGCGTCGACGGTTGTCACCTTAGGCCCTTCTGTTGTCGGTGTTCTGCCGCGACCAGGCTATTCCCGAACTGGACCATTTCCACGGTCCACTGACCGCTAATTCCGGTAGTCCACTTGCTGCCCGGGCGGCCCGGAGCGGACCGGTCCGCGGCTCGCAACCCAGCGGCAGTGCCAACCGCCCTTGCACGACCCGAACACGAGGTGTGTGATCGGAGACACATGTGGTCGCCGGGAGCGCGCAGGGGAGTACTCATGAGCAGCAAACAAAGCGGCACGGTAGGAGGGCCGGCGATCCCGGCCCCCTCAGAACCCGCCAAGATCCGCAACATCGTGCTGGTCGGCCCGTCGGCCGCCGGCAAGACCACGATCGCCGAGGCGATGCTGGCCGCCACCTCGACGATCCCCAGACCGGGCGCCGTCACCGAGGGCACCACGGTGTGCGACCACGAGCCCGCCTCGATCGAGCAGCAACGGTCCATCGGACTGGCCATCGCACCGATGCAACACGAGGACATCAAGATCAACCTGATCGACACGCCCGGCTACGCGGACTTCGTCGGTGAACTGCGCGCCGGGTTGCGTGCCGCGGACGCCGCGTTGTTCGTGCTGGCGGCCACCGAAGGCGTCGACCCCGCGACCCGCGCGATCTGGCAGGAGTGCGCCGCGGTCGGCATGCCCCGTGCGGTGCTCATCTCCCGGCTGGACCAGCCCCGCGCGGACTTCGACACCGCGCTGTTGGGCTGCCAGGACGCGTTCGGCTCGGGAGTGCTGCCGCTGTACCTGCCGCATTTCGACGCGGACGGCGAGTTCTTCGGGCTGGTCGGCCTGCTCACCGAGCAGATCTACGAGCTCGGGGGCACCGTCGCGGCCGACGAGCAACTGCGCGAGCAGATCGACCAACCGCGGGGCGAGCTCATCGAAGCCATCATCGCCGAGAGCGAAGACGAGTCGCTGATGGACCGGTACCTCAACGGCGAGCCGATCGACGAGGCCACGTTGATCGCCGACCTGGAAAAAGGGGTGGCCCAGGGCGGCCTGCACCCCGTGCTTCCGGTGTGCGCGATAACCGGGGTCGGCATCCGCGAGGTGCTCGACGGCATCAAGCGCGGCTTTCCGTCGCCGCTGGAGCACCCGCTGCCGGAGTTCACCGATCAGCACGGCCGCAACCCGCGCACCCTCATCCCGGACCCGGAGGGACCGCTGGCGGCCGAGGTGGTGCACACCTCGGTCGACTCGTACGTGGGCCGCGTCTCGTTGGCGCGGGTGTTCTCCGGCGTGATGCGCCCGGAACGGCCGGTGCACGTCTCCGGCCACGGCATGGCCGAGCGCGGACATCCCGATCACGATGAAGACGAGCGGGTGGCGCACCTGTACTCGCCGCTGGGCGCGAACCTGCGCGAAGTGACGCACTGCATCGCGGGCGACCTGTGCGCGCTGACCAAGATCGGTTCGGCGGAGACCGGCGACACGCTGTCCGATCCCTCGGATCCGCTGCTGCTCAAGCCGTGGCCAATGCCCGAGCCGCTGCTGCCGATCGCCGTCACCGCGCACACCCGCAGCGACGAGGACGCGCTGGCGCGCAACCTCAACCGGCTGATCGCCGCCGACCCGAGCCTGCGGCTGGAACGCGACAGCGAGACCCACCAGCTGGTGCTGTGGTGCATGGGCGAGGCGCACGCCGACGTGGTGCTGCAACGGCTGCGCGAGGGCGGCGCGGAGGTCGACACGGTGCCGGTGCGGGTGCCCCTGCGACAGACGTTCGCACAGTCCGCCAAGGGCCACGGGCGGCACGTCAAGCAGTCCGGCGGACACGGCCAGTACGCGGTGTGCGACGTGGAGGTGGAGCCGCTGCCCCGCGGTTCCGGTGTCGAGTTCACCGAGCGGGTCGTCGGCGGCGCGGTGCCGCGGCAGTTCATCCCCAGCGTGGAGAAGGGGGTTCGGGCGCAGATCGAGAAGGGCATCAACGAGGGGTGCCCGCTGGTGGACGTGCGGGTCACGCTGGTGGACGGCAAGGCGCACAGCGTCGATTCCTCCGACGCGGCGTTCCAGGCGGCGGGCGCGCTGGCGCTCAAGGCCGCCGCCGACCAGGCGGGTTTGGTCACGTTGGAGCCGGTCGACGAGGTCGCCGTGCGCATCCCCGATGAGCATCTCGGGGCGGTGCTGGGCGACCTTTCCAGCCGGCGCGGCAAGGTGGTCGGTACCGAACCGGAGGACGGCGGCTGGACCGTGGTGCGCGCGCACGTGCCAGCGAGCGAACTCGTGCGCTACGCGGTCAATGTGCGATCGCTGAGCTCCGGCAGCGCGACCTTCACCCGGCAGTTCGAGAACTACGAGCCGATGCCCGAGTCCCTCGTCCCGCAGAAATGACCAAGTCCGGGCCGGGTCACTGGGTGCGGGAGGAGGCGTAGACGGCGATCAGCCGCTGAGCGATCGTGATCAGCGACAGCGCCGCCAGCAGCCAGACCGCGATGTCCAGCACGTACGGCACTCCCAGGCCGTACAAACCGGTGCCGACCAGGACCACGAGGAAGCGTTCGGCGCGCTCCGCCAGGCCGCCGTCGGCGCGCAGGCCGTTGGCCTCCGCACGCGCCTTGACATAGGAGATCACCTGCGCGCTGACCAGGCAGATCAACAACGCCAGGCCGCGCACCCGATCGACTTCCACGACTAGCGACCACCACACCAGCGCGCCGAACAGCGCGCCGTCGACCAGCCGGTCGCAACTCGCGTCCAAAACCCCGCCGAACTGCGACGCCTTGCCGCCGGCCCGCGCCATCGCGCCGTCGAGGATGTCGAAGAGCAGGAACACCGTGACCACGACGGTGCCCACGAACAGCTGGCCGCGCGGGAAGAACCACAGCGCCGCGGCGGCGCTGGCGATCGTGCCGGTGAGCGTCACCGCATTCGGCGACAGCCCGAGGCGGACCAACCCCGCGCCGATCGGGTTGGTCAATCGCGAAAGTGAAGCCCGCGCGAAGATGTTGAGCATTGCCTGAAGTGTCAGCCGCCTGTGCACCCGGTGTCGTTTCGTGCAGATTAGCCGCCGGTGATCAGCCGCACCGGCAGGCGTGCGCCGACACGACGAGGCGTGAGCCCGAACACAGCCCGGAATCATTGAAGCTTCAACAGTGTTCTCGCAGTGGACCGTTCTTACGCTACTTGGAGGCACCATGACGGCTACCGCGCAGATCCCCGGCTACGTCGCGGGCACCTGGGACATCGACCCCGCTCACTCGAACGTCGAGTTCTCCGTGCGGCACATGGGCGTGGCCAAGTCCCGGGGCCGCTTCGGCAGCTTCCGGGGCGAGATCGTCACCGCAGCCGACCCGCTGGAGTCCACGGTCACCGCCACCATCGAAGCCGCGTCGATCGACACCCGCCAGGCCGACCGCGACGCGCACCTGCGCTCCGCCGACTTCCTCGACGTGGAGCAGTTCCCCACCTTGACCTTCCGCTCCACCGGGGTCCGCCAGGATGGCGACGACTTCGTCATCGACGGCGAGTTCACCCTGCGCGGCGTCACCAAGCCGGTCTCGCTGGCCACCGAGCTGGGGGGTTTCACCGAGAACGGCCTGCTCGGGCTGTCCGCCAGCGTAACCATCAACCGCACCGACTTCGGGGTCGGCCCGGCCGGGAGCGCCAAAGTCAGCGAGAAGGTCAAGATCACCCTCGACATCGAGGCGCAGCGCCGCGACTGAGCAGCCTATGAGGGCGAAGTCAATTGGTGATGTTTCCGGTTTTGGGCGTGCGGCAGTGTCCCCGCGGGTGTGCGGGGTTGATCATGGTGGGTGGTGATGTGGTGGGTGGCGTGACTGGCCGGGGTGGCGGGTGCCTGCGCCCACTCTCCGTGCTCGACCTAGCGAACAACCGGGTTTGTCCCAACAGCCCTCATCCGAGCTTGGGTGGAGGGTGGGCGGGGCGCCCCTGCTCAGTTCCGGGTTCTGCCCAAGGAGGAGTCGGGTTCGCCCCGCCCATGGCCAGTGTCGCGCTATGCGGCCTGCGGCGCCACCTCCTTCGTAGTGCCGGCGGCAACCGCCGGATCCCAGGCCACCCGGCGGGTGACGACCACGAACAGCTGTCGCAGCAGTGCCGCTGCGAGGGCCGTGCGGGCTTGTCCCGGGCGCAGCGGGTTGGTTTCACGGGTGGTCAGGTGCGTATAGCGGGCGGTGTAGACCGGGTTGTGGGTCAGTGCGCCCCAGATGGCCCGCCAAGCGGCGGTGCGCAGTCCGGGGCGGCCGCGGCGGGAGACCGTGGTGATGCCGTGAAAGTTCCCGGATTCGTTGGCACGTGGGCACAACCCCGCATGCTTGACCCAGGTTCGGGCACAGTCGAAGCGCGCTGGGTCGCCGGTCTCGGCGAGGATGGCGGCGGCCCCGACGACCGACAACCCCGTGATGGTGGTGACCAACGTGGACAGTTCCAGGGTGTCGAGGACCTCGATCATGCGGGCCTCAACGTCGGCGAGCTGCCCCAGGGCATGGTGCCAGTCGTCGAGTGCGTAGGCCGCTCGTTCGCAGGCCGCGGCTTGCTCGGTAGCAACCCCGCCAGGTGTGCGAGCGGCGTCGAAGATCGCGCGCAGAATGCGCAGATTGCGGCGGCTGCCACCCCAGCGGGGAAGTTCGTCACGCACTGCCGCGGCAAAGGCATCAAAGCCCATCGCCATGATCCGGGCCGGGTCGGTGGACACCGCCATGGCCACCCGCCAGGTCAGCGTGTCCAAAGGCTTGCTCGCGGTGGACAGCACCGCAGGCCAGGCACACTCCAGCAGATCACGCAAACGCTGCCGGGCCGACCCCGCGGCAACAAGCTGATCGGCACGGCGAGCCCCCAGATGCCGCAGGCGACACCAGTGCCCCTCCAGCACATAGGGCACGTAACAGCGCAGTTCCGCGACGCGTTTGGCGATGATCGTGGCGTCTTTGAAGTCCGACCGGTCGCGGGTGAAGTCCTCTTCCTCCCGGCCACGGTGCACCAGCATCGGGTTCACGCACACCAGCTCAACTCCGCGAGCGCGGGCCCGGTCCAGCAGCGGCTTCCAGCGATGCCCGGTCGGCTCGCACCCCAGCACCACACCGGCGAACCCCGCCTTGGCGGCGACCGGCCCGGCCCAGTCCAGGATGTCATCGATCACCCACGCATCCCCGCTGAACATGCGTCGGCCCAGCACCCGCGAATCGTGATCGGCGACCACCGCCGCCTGCTTGGCCAAGGCCAGATCGACCGCGACCACCGCGAACTCGCGGCGCACGATCGATCGCAACCGGGTCAGCCGCTC is a window of Saccharopolyspora phatthalungensis DNA encoding:
- the secD gene encoding protein translocase subunit SecD, translating into MAPPAGQFRPGRYLAFFALIVIGLYALVFFTGDGKPNPKLGIDLQGGTRVTLTARTPDGRPPTTESLNQARQIIETRVNGMGISGSEVTRDGNNLVITVPGEGGEQAKQLGQTAELNFRKVINAVPAAQPPAGTTPQAARQQGGDDKKAIDEAKALRQSTDPKVQMQALQTLNCAAEDPLRGNDDPKLPLVTCDREGQQKYLLEPVFLPGKEIANSQAQPPNPQGGHPGWAVALDFKSEGAKIWADFTSANVGQQAAFVLDTEVVSAPSVNTAMLGGNALITGQFNQQTATDLANILKYGSLPLAFDQSEAETVSATLGVASLEAGLIAGGLGLLLVAVYCLFYYRLLGILTILSLALSGGVVYGVLVLLGRWVGFTLDLAGVAGFIVAIGITADSFIVFFERLKDEIREGRTFRSAVPRAWPRARRTILSADAVSFLAAAVLYILAVGQVKGFAFTLGMSTVLDLVVVFLVTHPLVALASKNKFLSKPSVSGLGAVQRLSDRYRAARKAAATTAKEA
- the yajC gene encoding preprotein translocase subunit YajC; its protein translation is MDLQSLILPLLIVLLAVPLFLQARKQKRAVAEQQKLQNSITPGDKVMTTSGVYGTVVETKDDTIDLELAPGVTTTWVRAAVREKVNTDSSPAAEPAEAGTSTDAAEATVVTESKAEVAEPIEQQKTN
- the ruvB gene encoding Holliday junction branch migration DNA helicase RuvB; translated protein: MHEDDDGWQPPGDGVALDPHQDPADQDVETTLRPRKLSEFVGQARVREQLELVLHGALRRGDQPDHVLFSGPPGLGKTSLSMIIATELGASIRVTSGPALERPGDLAAMLSNLAEGDVLFIDEIHRIARPAEEMLYLAMEDYRVDIVVGKGPGATSIPLELAPFTLVGATTRSGALTGPLRDRFGFTAHMEFYSPDELELVVRRSAGILGVDLRDDGATEIAGRSRGTPRIANRLLRRVRDYAEVRADGAVTREIARAALEVYDVDEMGLDRLDRAVLGALIKSFHGGPVGISTLAVAVGEESTTVEEVCEPYLVRAGMLARTPRGRVATVAAWHHLGLTPPQHAPGEPPPGLFDE
- the ruvA gene encoding Holliday junction branch migration protein RuvA; its protein translation is MISTVRGPVLSVGLDHAVIEVGGVGMAVHATPVTLAALRRGEQARLWTSLIVREDSLTLYGFADAEARDLFVLLQTASGVGPRLALATLAVLAPDQLCTALADGNLTVLTQVPGIGKKSAERLILELRDKVGVVAGTATGQAATADGGRVRSEVSEALVSLGFSAKQAEQSVEAVLAASNGDLDTSAVLRKALATLGPK
- the ruvC gene encoding crossover junction endodeoxyribonuclease RuvC; protein product: MRVLGVDPGLTRCGLGVVDGGRGREVACVAVGVVRTPPEDELSGRLLAVANAVEQWMDSHRPEVVAIERVFSQHNVRTVMGTAQVSGVVALAAARRDLPVAFHTPSEVKAAISGSGRADKRQVTTMITKILGLATQPKPADAADALALAVCHLWRAPMAARLAAAEARAAELARNHRARLKAAQQATQARTGGKSR
- a CDS encoding DUF4262 domain-containing protein — translated: MTAVVNTDEGLRRWMVNTADEHGAAVMHVAGDERGASYAFSVGAWRRFGKPEVVVIGLPQEVAHKVVDTYVQRVGRGERFQPGQLYDGFLQGCPVTFEKVALQHYPEYLGSAFLVYNGPDFPAVQLIVSSPDGGKFPWQPDAPGGFREYQPVLTDSGLPESWTPGTDGP
- a CDS encoding YebC/PmpR family DNA-binding transcriptional regulator, which codes for MSGHSKWATTKHKKAALDAKRGKLFAKLIKNVEVAARTGGGDPEGNPTLYDAIQKARKNSVPLDNIERARKRGAGEEAGGADWQTIMYEGYGPNGVAVLVECLTDNRNRAAGEVRTAMTRNGGSMADAGSVSYLFNRKGVVLLPKNGLSEDDVLMAVLEAGAEEVNDLGDSYEILTDPTDLVEVRKALQAADIEYDSAETNFLASVNVPLDADAARKVFKLIDALEDCDDVQNVFANFDVSEEVMAEVG
- the pdxT gene encoding pyridoxal 5'-phosphate synthase glutaminase subunit PdxT encodes the protein MTKPVIGVLALQGGVAEHLVALERSGAEARSVRRPEELAAVHGIVVPGGESTTMTRLLDTFELYEPLRERLAAGLPAYGSCAGMIMLAGEVVDEARDLPAVRPLGALDVVVRRNAFGRQVDSFETDLDFAGIPDGPVHAVFIRAPWVEKVGADVTVLATVPDDPDNTRRNDAAGRIVAVQQGPVLATAFHPELVGGDERVHRYFVQIVRAQ